In a genomic window of Candidatus Hydrogenedentota bacterium:
- a CDS encoding aspartate 1-decarboxylase, whose translation MFLTMMKSKVHRATVTQAELNYVGSLTLDLDLMEAAEILPY comes from the coding sequence ATGTTCCTGACAATGATGAAGAGCAAGGTACACCGGGCGACGGTGACCCAAGCGGAATTGAACTACGTAGGGAGCCTGACGCTCGACCTCGACCTGATGGAGGCGGCGGAGATCCTGCCCTACGA
- the panC gene encoding pantoate--beta-alanine ligase, with the protein MIVIADPNEMRAWSRQQRRDGKSIGFVPTMGALHEGHASLMRAASDANDVGIASIFVNPAQFAPHEDFAAYPRTFEADSAMCEACGIQAIYAPKAADVYPQGYATYVTVEALDRVLCSRSRPHFFRGVATVVCKLFNVVEPDRAYFGQKDAQQCTIIKRMARDLDFAIEIVEMPIVREPDGLAMSSRNKYLTGDERVRALCISRGLGKAQSLLDAGERNAATLVDAVRAEMQHEQIDYVELVDAETLEPLDTVRGTILLAAAAQIGKARLIDNIKYKVA; encoded by the coding sequence ATGATCGTCATAGCGGATCCCAATGAGATGCGCGCTTGGTCGCGCCAACAGCGCCGCGATGGAAAGTCCATCGGGTTTGTTCCGACCATGGGCGCGCTGCATGAAGGCCACGCGAGCCTGATGCGGGCCGCGTCAGACGCGAACGATGTCGGGATTGCGAGTATTTTCGTGAACCCGGCTCAGTTTGCCCCTCACGAAGATTTCGCCGCGTATCCGCGCACCTTCGAAGCCGACAGCGCGATGTGTGAAGCGTGCGGAATCCAGGCGATCTACGCGCCGAAAGCAGCCGACGTGTATCCGCAGGGCTATGCGACCTACGTGACGGTAGAGGCATTGGATCGCGTCTTATGCAGCCGCTCACGGCCACACTTCTTCCGGGGCGTCGCCACGGTAGTGTGCAAGCTGTTCAACGTGGTCGAACCCGACCGCGCGTATTTCGGACAGAAGGACGCGCAGCAGTGCACGATCATAAAGCGCATGGCGCGCGACCTCGATTTCGCGATTGAAATCGTCGAGATGCCGATCGTCCGCGAACCCGATGGCCTCGCGATGAGTTCGCGAAACAAGTACCTGACCGGCGATGAGCGCGTGCGCGCATTGTGCATTTCGCGCGGTCTGGGGAAAGCGCAATCCCTGCTTGATGCCGGCGAACGGAACGCAGCCACTCTGGTGGATGCGGTGCGCGCGGAAATGCAGCACGAACAGATCGACTATGTGGAATTGGTGGACGCGGAAACGCTGGAGCCGCTCGACACCGTCCGGGGAACAATTCTCCTCGCGGCGGCGGCTCAAATAGGCAAAGCAAGGCTAATCGACAACATCAAATACAAGGTGGCATAA
- the panB gene encoding 3-methyl-2-oxobutanoate hydroxymethyltransferase — MARTSGPSLKARKNAGEKIAVLTAYDYPSAKIMDECGVDVVLVGDSVGMVVMGYPNTLSVTMDDMLHHVRIVSRAVERAMVVADMPFMSYQVSVEEAVRNAGRFIAEAGAQAVKLEGGAFEFGDVIRGIHRAGIPVMGHIGLMPQSVLQLGGYKIQGRDSDSKERLIAEAKGLEEAGCFAIVLECIPSELAGVISRSITIPTIGIGAGPDCDGQVLVMHDMLGLGKYTKFAKVYADVAAAMRGAFASYVQEVKEGVFPSGDQSFK; from the coding sequence ATGGCCCGCACCAGCGGTCCGTCTTTGAAGGCCCGCAAGAATGCCGGCGAGAAGATCGCCGTGCTCACGGCCTACGATTATCCATCCGCGAAGATCATGGACGAATGCGGCGTCGACGTCGTGCTCGTTGGCGATTCGGTGGGGATGGTGGTCATGGGCTACCCCAACACCCTCTCAGTCACCATGGACGACATGCTTCATCACGTCCGGATCGTCTCCCGCGCGGTGGAGCGCGCCATGGTCGTTGCCGACATGCCCTTCATGTCGTACCAAGTTTCCGTGGAAGAAGCGGTGCGCAACGCGGGCCGATTCATCGCGGAAGCAGGCGCGCAAGCCGTCAAACTGGAGGGCGGCGCGTTCGAGTTCGGCGACGTCATACGTGGAATCCATCGTGCCGGTATTCCGGTGATGGGGCACATTGGTCTCATGCCGCAGTCGGTGCTGCAACTGGGCGGATACAAGATTCAGGGACGCGACAGCGACAGCAAGGAACGGCTCATCGCGGAGGCCAAGGGTCTTGAAGAGGCAGGATGTTTCGCGATTGTATTGGAGTGCATACCGAGCGAGCTTGCCGGGGTCATTTCGCGGTCCATCACGATTCCCACAATCGGTATCGGCGCGGGACCGGATTGCGACGGGCAGGTCCTGGTCATGCACGACATGCTTGGACTCGGCAAGTACACGAAGTTCGCAAAAGTCTATGCGGATGTCGCGGCAGCCATGCGCGGCGCATTCGCCTCGTACGTGCAAGAAGTGAAAGAAGGAGTCTTTCCTTCCGGAGACCAGTCGTTCAAATGA
- the folK gene encoding 2-amino-4-hydroxy-6-hydroxymethyldihydropteridine diphosphokinase: protein MGVYLSIGSNLGDRQENLLGAVECLEKIPGTRVFVVSSVYETAPIGDIDQPSFLNLAVGIETALTPLELLDATQDIERLMGRVPSRRWGPRLVDIDIVLWDDRVMDTDRLRIPHPEFRKRAFVLRPLTEIAPETVDPVTGRTVVQLAASPEAQGEVRRLKSDAATR, encoded by the coding sequence ATGGGCGTATACCTTAGTATCGGCAGCAATCTGGGAGACCGTCAAGAGAATCTTCTGGGTGCTGTCGAGTGTTTAGAGAAGATACCGGGTACCCGGGTATTTGTCGTATCTTCGGTCTACGAAACAGCACCGATTGGCGATATCGATCAGCCGAGTTTTCTGAACCTCGCAGTAGGAATCGAGACGGCCTTGACGCCGCTTGAACTCCTTGATGCGACTCAGGATATCGAACGGTTGATGGGCCGGGTTCCTTCTCGCCGGTGGGGACCTCGACTCGTCGATATCGACATCGTGTTGTGGGACGACCGGGTCATGGACACGGATCGTCTCAGGATACCGCACCCGGAGTTTCGTAAGAGGGCGTTCGTATTGAGGCCCTTGACCGAAATCGCACCGGAGACGGTTGACCCGGTGACGGGGCGGACGGTTGTTCAGTTGGCAGCCTCCCCCGAAGCCCAAGGCGAAGTACGGCGACTGAAGTCAGACGCCGCCACACGTTGA